Proteins encoded by one window of Arachis hypogaea cultivar Tifrunner chromosome 1, arahy.Tifrunner.gnm2.J5K5, whole genome shotgun sequence:
- the LOC112791168 gene encoding cellulose synthase-like protein E1, translating to MGKNEESHPLFETRRAKGIFIHRIFSFSMFLGILFIWVYRVSYMPRKSSEDGKWVWFGMFLCELWFGLYWLMRLSLRWNPVFRQPFPHTLSQRYDDDKLPGVDIFVCTADPEIEPPIMVINTVLSVMAYDYPTHKLSVYLSDDGGSDITFYALLEASNFAKHWLPFCKKFNVEPRSPAAYFKSVSSTTYSNDSINAKELVTIKKLYEDMESRIENASKVGEVAEEIRSKHKGFSQWNSFSSRRDHDAIIQILLHGKDSSAKDIDGIVLPTLVYLSREKRPHVAHNFKAGAMNSLIRVSSIISNGKIILNVDCDMYANNAQSLKEALCFLIDEEKGHEIAFVQTPQGFENLTKNDIYGGALRVIYEWEFPGMDGFGGPMYIGSGCFHKRDTLCGKKFNDQESLKHWNGEDINNDQSMTKTSLHLLEQKSKALLSCTYENNTLWGKEMGLLYGCAVEDVITGLAIQCRGWKSVYYNPKRKAFLGVSPTTLPEALVQHKRWSEGGFQILLSKYSAAWCAYGLISPGLQITYCFYNLWVLNCLPTLYYSIFPSLCLLKGISLFPQMSSPWFIPYAYVTLGENTQCLLEFLWSEGTIKGYWNDLRMWLYKRTSSYLFALIDTIFKSLGFSSLAFVISAKVAEENVSQRYKKEIMEFGNSSPMLTLLATLALFNLFCLVGALFKGGLGMLMVLPLQVLLSVVLVLINLPLYEGLFLRKDKGRFPTSVVFKSMAVALSACVLSNVNVFTTI from the exons atgggcAAGAATGAAGAGTCTCATCCATTGTTCGAAACAAGGAGAGCCAAAGGAATATTCATTCATAGAATATTCTCCTTCTCCATGTTTTTGGGAATTTTGTTCATCTGGGTTTACAGAGTGAGTTACATgccaagaaaaagtagtgaagatGGGAAATGGGTTTGGTTTGGAATGTTTTTATGTGAGCTATGGTTTGGTCTTTATTGGCTCATGAGGCTTTCACTCAGATGGAACCCTGTTTTCCGACAACCCTTCCCCCACACACTCTCCCAAAG GTATGATGATGATAAGTTGCCAGGAGTGGACATATTTGTGTGTACCGCAGATCCAGAAATAGAACCACCAATAATGGTGATTAATACAGTTCTGTCTGTTATGGCTTATGACTATCCAACTCATAAGCTTAGTGTCTATCTCTCAGATGATGGAGGTTCAGATATTACTTTCTATGCTCTCTTAGAGGCATCTAATTTTGCTAAGCATTGGTTGCCATTTTGCAAGAAGTTCAATGTTGAACCAAGGTCACCGGCAGCATATTTCAAGAGTGTTTCCTCAACTACTTACTCAAATGATTCTATAAATGCCAAAGAGTTGGTCACGATCAAG AAATTGTATGAAGATATGGAAAGTAGAATAGAAAATGCAAGCAAGGTGGGTGAAGTAGCTGAGGAAATCCGCTCCAAACACAAGGGATTTTCTCAGTGGAATTCATTCTCTTCTCGAAGGGATCATGATGCAATTATTCAA ATTTTACTTCATGGGAAAGACTCGAGCGCAAAAGATATAGATGGAATCGTTTTGCCAACATTGGTATATTTATCTCGCGAGAAGAGGCCCCATGTTGCACATAACTTCAAAGCTGGAGCCATGAATTCACTG ATAAGGGTGTCATCAATTATTAGCAATGGGAAAATTATTCTTAATGTAGATTGCGACATGTACGCAAACAATGCACAATCTCTAAAGGAAGCACTTTGCTTTCTCATTGATGAAGAAAAAGGCCATGAAATCGCTTTTGTACAAACGCCACAGGGCTTTGAGAATCTTACAAAAAATGATATCTATGGCGGTGCTCTTAGAGTTATTTATGag TGGGAATTCCCTGGCATGGATGGATTTGGTGGACCTATGTATATTGGATCTGGTTGCTTTCATAAGAGGGATACACTCTGTGGAAAAAAGTTTAATGATCAAGAAAGCTTGAAGCATTGGAATGGTGAAGATATAAACAATGACCAATCAATGACAAAAACAAGCTTGCATCTATTGGAACAAAAGTCAAAGGCTCTTTTAAGTTGCACTTATGAGAATAACACACTATGGGGAAAAGAG ATGGGACTACTATATGGTTGTGCAGTGGAGGATGTTATAACTGGTTTAGCTATACAATGTCGAGGGTGGAAATCAGTGTACTATAATCCAAAAAGGAAAGCTTTCTTAGGAGTATCTCCAACCACATTGCCAGAAGCATTAGTTCAACATAAGAGATGGTCTGAAGGAGGATTCCAAATTCTGCTCTCTAAGTATAGTGCTGCATGGTGTGCTTATGGATTAATCAGCCCAGGACTTCAAATCACATATTGTTTTTACAATCTTTGGGTCCTTAATTGCTTGCCAACTCTTTATTACTCAATTTTCCCTTCACTTTGTCTCCTCAAAGGGATTTCCTTGTTTCCACAG ATGTCAAGTCCATGGTTCATACCATATGCATATGTCACACTTGGTGAAAATACTCAATGCTTGTTGGAATTTTTGTGGTCAGAAGGCACAATAAAAGGTTATTGGAATGACCTAAGGATGTGGCTTTACAAGAGAACAAGCTCATACTTATTTGCCTTGATTGATACCATCTTCAAGTCTCTAGGGTTTTCAAGTTTAGCCTTTGTGATCTCAGCTAAGGTAGCTGAAGAAAATGTTTCTCAAAGATATAAGAAGGAGATAATGGAGTTTGGAAACTCTTCCCCAATGCTCACTCTTCTTGCAACACTAGCATTGTTCAATTTGTTTTGTCTTGTTGGTGCCTTATTCAAAGGTGGTCTTGGAATGTTGATGGTGTTGCCATTGCAAGTTCTACTAAGTGTGGTGTTGGTTCTCATCAATTTGCCTTTGTATGAAGGCCTCTTTCTAAGGAAGGACAAGGGAAGATTTCCAACCTCTGTTGTGTTTAAATCAATGGCAGTTGCTCTAAGTGCTTGTGTTCTATCAAATGTGAATGTCTTCACTACAATTTAG